A region of the Ranitomeya imitator isolate aRanImi1 chromosome 5, aRanImi1.pri, whole genome shotgun sequence genome:
gctctttcctttccaagctctgctgtgtacCCAAACAGTCGTTttttcccaacatatggggttttGGAATGcttaggaaaaattgcacaactaattttggggtccattttttcttgttacccttgtgaaaaaaaatgtggGTCTAAATTAAAAAAGTTAAATATGAAACTTCCTGAatttggttttgaacaccttgaggggtgcagtttttagaatggtgtcacttcaaatgtgcccttcaaagtcacttcaaatgttatgtggtccctaaaaataaatggtttgggaaatgttgttggaaaaatgagaactcactggtcaaattttaacccttataccttcctaacaaaaaaaaaaatgtttaaaaagttgtgctgatgtaaagtagatatgtggaaaatgttatttactaactattttttgtgacatatctttctAATTTAAggtaataaaagtttgaaaattgtaaaatttttcaaatttttgccaaatttcattaaaaaaaaaaaaacgccagtcatattgaagaaatgttaccaccttaatgaagtacaatatgtcatgaaaaaccaatctcagaatcagtgggatccgttgaagcgttccagagttattaccacataaagtgacagtggtcagaattgtaaaaatagtgAAATTGCAGTTCTCTTAAGTTAACAGATGGACAAAGATGGTAGTTACAATGGCTTGCAGCAGGCCACCGGCTGCCATTGTAACCCCTCCAGCATAATCATTGGGGGCTGATGGGAGCCGGTGAGCGCATACTTGCAATGACCTAACCTCTAttttgctgtcagagattgacagcgacatttaaatgGTAAAGATGCAGTGATCAGAGCTATCTCCAGTTGCTGCAAATACAGAGAGATGCAAGCTCTGTCACCCAGCCAGCATTGGCCTGTTATGACGCAGACTCAGCTCCTGAGTTGACTTCATAGATACTTTAGCGAACTGTGATGAAAATGTACATCATAggtcgttaaggagttaatatACCATAGTAAAGTACTCTAGGACAGATTTCATCTATAAGGTTGTCCCCTGCTGGACCACTCCTTATTAACAGCTCCAGGATGCTGCATAAATAACAATAGATCTATACTGGGCTATACTTAAATAATTTAAATAGAGGCGTCTAATGAGCATGTGCTAAGATTATTGTGAAGGTAGGGGAAGCGGTGAAATTATTATGATTGGTGGATTCTGggatatcagctgtatatagaggagttagctGTTATTATAATCCTGTCTAtgatgataaggaaactgctgcAAATTCTTTGTAAAAGGACTGACGTTATGATTCTTAAATAGCGCCAGTGGTCAGTATGAAAATGGCAAGATCTCTGATGTTGTTTTTTAATACAGTGTATGATAGAAAAACTAAGTTATCAAAAATGTTTTAATAATACATTGGACACAATAATGTGAGTTAAAAATTACTACTTAAGTGGAAATTGGGAGAGAGACGgactaagggcagagacagactgccgtatttctcgtgcgagaatcgcattgtAAACCTTGTACTGGCtgccggctctcctgacctgagcttgatagCTGCACagtaatccatcacgctgtcttgctctggtcaggagaggtgccaggcctgtccatgcagtgcgatgcgattctcgaatgagaaatatggcagtctgtctctgccctaacacTAAAATTCACCCTTTCATTTCAAAGTACACGAGCCCATATCTGTACAATCTTCATTACCAGATTGGGGTCTCTAGTACTTATTTTACCCTGCACTGtaaatcaagatttactacaagacctatATTTCCAAAAATACCACTATATAAgacttaataataataaaataataattataacatTGCATGAATAATATTGCAGTATAACAAATACCACCAGACCATAACCAAATATCACCAGCATATACAGTAGTAATAATCCCGCCATACTCATCATCAACCAAAACCACTCTACTAGGACTGAAATTAACACCATACAATGACCATGTAATGGTAATATCAGTTTTAGacaagctgtatgtgtgtgtgtgctgtacaggttcTCATCAGTGGGGTTCTTGATGATCATAGCCATTCGTTTTCCCTTTTCCATTCCATTTGGCCCAGGCTTCCGTTTTCCATCTATAACTCTATGCCAtagacagtaataatgccccttctatatattatatagtaaCATTGCCCTCCTATTTTGTCCAGTGCCCCCTATATGCTGCTACACAGTAATGCTTCCTCTATACTTCACCGTAGTAATAATTCTCCCTTGCATCTCCTTAGTCATACAGCACCCTATAAAATAGTGTTCCCCTGTGCCTACTTAtaatattaactagatggtggcccgattctaacgcattgggtattctagaatatgcatgtccacgtagtatattgcacagcccacatagtatattgcccaaccacgtagtgtattgcccagtcacgtagtatattgcccagtcatgtactatattgcccagccacatagtatattgcccagtcacgtagtatattgcccagtcacgtactatattgtccagccacataatatattgcccagtcacatactatagtgcccagtcacgtactatattgcccagccacgtagtatattgcccagccacgtagtatattgcccagccacgtagtatattgcccagccacatagtatattgcccagtcacgtagtatattgcccagccacgtagtatattgcccagtcacatagtatattgcccagccacgtagtatattgcccagtcacgtagtatattgcccagccacatagtatattgcccagtcacgtagtatattgcccagccacgtagtatattgcccagtcacgtagtatattgcccagtcacgtagtatattgcccattcacatagtatattgcacagcccgcgtagtatattgaccagcccgcgtagtatattgcacagcccgcatagtacattgcccagcccgcgtagtatgtggcacagcccacgtagtatatagcaatgtggacatcatatccctgttaaaaaaaaaaagatttaaaataaaaaatagttatatactcaccttccgttggcccctggatccaggaagcgtttactgacgctcctcgcgctccggtctcgagagtgcattgcggtctcgcaagatgatgacgtagcggtctcacgagaccgctacgtcatcatctcgtgagatcgcaatgcatggaccggtcactaggagtgggaaaggcgccggaaggtgagtatatgatgattttttatttttttaaaattatttttaacattagatctttttactattgaggctgcataggcagcctcaatagtaaaaaagttggtcacacagcgttaatagcagcgttaatggagtgcgttacaccgtggcttaacgtggtccattagcgctgccattaaccctgtgtgagcgctgagtggaggggagtacagagtgagcactgactgcggggaggaaggagcggccatgttgccgccggactgcgcccattgctgattggtcgtggcaatggtagtgggcgttttgccacgaccaatcagcgacttggattccatgacagacagaggccgcgaccaatgaatatccgtgacagaaaaacagaaggacagacagaaagacggaagtgacccttagacgattatatagtagataataaatTACCCTGAACCTTCTTATAATAATACAATCATCCCATCCTTAGTTATAATATTAATAATAGTAATGTCTCATGTGTTTTCACGATAATGATAATGATTCCCAATTGTGCCTCCTTGTAGTAATGACTCACAGTGCCTCTTTATTGTAATAATACAGGAGTGTACATAGACATCACAGGGCCTTATAGCAAAAGTCCTATTATGGAACATAAGCGTAGTAACACAAGGACATGGCTCCCAATTTTTTTTAAGACATGGACATGATGACCAACCACAGAGTTTTATGGTCTCACAcaaccccaatacagtatgatagtCCCACCACAAACCTCAACCAGTATTATAGTCCACCTCACagaccctcatatagtatgatggtccccgtgcacagtatgatggcccacaaaagcaccaatacagtatgatgttcaTCACAGTCACAATACATTATGATTCCCCGCACAGTATGCTGGCCCCACCACAGCCCTCCTCCTTGTAATATGATGGcccccccacacagcatgatggtcCTTCATAGcctcaatacagtatgatggtctcctTGCCCAGTATGATGGTTACCCACAGCCCCAATATAGTATGATGTTTTCACAGCCCCTATACAATATGATGGTACTCCACAACCCCAATACAGTAATACGGCTCCCCCCCACAGACCCCCATCTAGTGTGATGGTTCCCTCACACAGCATGATGTTCCCTCACAGCCCCCTTCACAATACGATGACCccacagccccaatacagtatgatagtCACCCTGCACATTATCATGTTCCCCCATAGTtccaatacagtataatggtccctacAGTCCAATACACTATGATGGTCCCCCACATCCCCAATACACTATGATGGTTCACGCACAAACCTCCACATACTAAGATTGGCCCCTTTCATAGTATCCCCCTacagcccccataaagtatgatatttcaccacagcccacataatataatataatataattgaCACTCAcagtccccatatagtatgatggtccaccacaGCCTCCATATAGCATGATGTTCTtccacagcccccatatagtagaATGGTCCCCCAAgcaccatatagtatgatggtgtcCCACAGCCCCAATATAGTATGATTATTCCCCACAGACctctatatagtaaaatggctCTGCTTAAAAGTATGATGTTCCCCTACAGCCCAATATTGTATTATGTTTGCCCACAACGCCCAAACAATGGCGTCCCGTAggtctaaaaaaaaaatcttacacttCCCTAATCCAGCcacagcttctgctccctcttttatCCTGTCTTGCTTTCAATGGATACatgtagtgtgatgcagtgacaACATCGTGCCGATCGACGTCCCCTGCCAGGGTGTCAGAGCATGAAGCCGATAACAGCTGTGGGGGAGCACAGCGCTAACAGTGTCGGCGTCCTGAGGACACTCATGCTTCTAAAGTGTTGCGATTGAAGCAAATCATGACCGAACTGACCCCTTTGGCATTTGCCACATTTGTCTGATGACCAGTCCGCCCCTGATTGGGAGCCGTATTAATTTAACATGGgtaaatatttttattaatttgCAAATATTTTAGTATTAGTATTTTAGTATGACATTGAACACAATGGTTTATGGGTTAAGAGAAGATTTAGTATTACAACTTGTGCATACTGTGAATCATGAGTTATATGTGGCTCTAGATGAACGTTGTGGAGGGTCCTGCCATAAAGTACGCATACACATAAATTTTATAAACAGAATAACGTTTTGCTAATATTTTGCAGGAAAGGGCCATTGGTGGCATTTATATGCCTCGCAGTTATCTTGAATTGACTCTGAGCCCAAAGGACAATGAAGTAGACCACATCAACTCAATGCATTTCAAAAGTGACATAATTCTGAAACCAGAGTTAGATACCTTTCGAATTCTGCCTTGGACTGAAAAAACTGCAAGAGTGATCTGCGATTCTTTTACCTTTCTAGGGGATCCGCTTCTCACCTCTCCACGATTTTTAGCTAAACGATTACTTCATCAGCTTGAGGAAATTGGGTTTTTGCTACATTCTGCTTTCACCTATGAGTTTTGTGTATTTGCTATGGCTGAAATTATAAATGCCAAAACAGTTTCATTTCCTGCAGTGACTTTATTGACTGACCATGACCAGTTATTCATTCAAGAGCTGTTTGATGGAATGTACTACATTGGTGGAAAAATTGAAAGTTTTTCTTCTTCCATTGGACCTGGACAGATGGAGATATCATTTCAACCTGATTATGGGTTGCAGGCAGCTGACAATGCATTCACCTTTAAAACTGCCATCAAAGAAGTGGCTAAAAAACATGGAAGCATAGCAAGTTTCTATACTGATATGGTAGGTTTCTATAATTCTGGGATCTTATCACATAGCTTATGGGACATACAAGGAAAGAAGAATTTATTTTATAGTGGGAAACATGTGCAAGAACTTTCAGACATTGGTAAAAACTGGTTATCTGGGCTTCTTCTCCATTCTGCAGCACTTAGTTGCTTAGTCGCTCCAGGAGTTGCTTGCCGAAAACATTTGTCAAAGGATATTAAGGAATCACAAgaaaacatctctgctacctggggATTGAATAATAATGGTTCTACATTCAATGTAAAATCCTACTGCAAGAACGGAACTTATGTAGAAAACAAGTTATGTTCAGCGATGGCAAACCCTTACTTAGTCCTAGCTGCCACAGTTGCCGCTGGACTGGATGGCATCAAGAAGGGCCTAAACTTCTTCGACAGCCTAAACAGCAACACAGATCTTCCCGAGCTTAAAACTTGGTCTATTCCATTAAAGCTAGAAGATGCACTGACTGCACTACAAGAAGACAAATGTATCAGAGCATCCTTGGGGGAACCATTTATTCAATATTTTATTGCAATGAAGCAATATGAGTTAGAAACAGAGGAGATAGATTCGGAGAGAAATAAATTTCTTGAATATTTCATATAAGTCACCAAGCTACAATATAAATTTATTTTAAAATATTAAAGGTGTTCCCGGTTTTAAGCTTGGACAAAATATACACTTTAATTTCTCCTTATTTTATATAATGACTTTAAATTGTACATAGATTTTGTAATGCTTCAATAGAGGAAATACCTTTCTCAGTGAATTTGAAATGTTTCAAACTATTTTGAGTTTTAGAACAAAGGTCTGTTTTTGGGTTAAGATTTATATACAGTATTCAGGGAGATGGGTAAAGACAAACCAATGAATTGTAGAGTATTATGCAGTGTGCTGGTTTAATAAAAAAATCTCACCGGACCTAAAAAATAAACTACTCTATGACGCAATGTGTAAATGGTATTTTTAACCCTTAGAGACATCTCCCATTTATGCGTTGCGGATGTGCTAACTGTATGGAATACCccaaaatggaaccaataaaaatcACAGCTCATACCCAAAATCAAGCTAAGCAAACCCTCATAACATGTTGTAATGAAAAATGTATGACTTTCCGAGTATGAcgactgaaaccaattttaaaaaaAGCAAAGAAACAAACTACACCCCGCTTAGAATTTGTTTCCTGTCTGTCAGTACATAATATAGTAAAATGAATGTTGAATTTATCTCCTACAGTTTTAAATCTCTGTTTTATGAACATTTGGCCAAAAGATACCTTACTTGTATTTCTGCTATAAATTGGATGGATTAATTTTTTGAGCTGAATATTTGTTGTAGATAAAGGATGACAACTTTAGAACTTTAAAATAAGCAACATGGCTATCCATAATGTTAATGTATCAAAGAGGAAAATGCTCCATCTGATTACTTGGTGAAATTGTGCACAATAACATGTAAAGCTTTGAGTAGAAGAAAGAATTTAGATTGGTACTCTATCGATGATACCTCGATGAAGACATCAGTCCACGGCTGTAATTTGTAGTATCTACTGAATACCTCGATGAAGACATCAGTCCACGGCTGTAATTTGTAGTATCTActgaagaaataaacacttatgCTACCTGAAGAGTCATTGACTTTTAACCATCATTGCCCCTTTAACTTTCAATTTTGTATTTATTTGCTTTACAGAAAACATAAATATTTTCATAACTAATATTATTCGCACCCCATTTGCAGGCTAACTGGCCTCGTCATATTTTCAATGTCAAGGCAGTTTGTGTAGCTAATCATGGACTACAACATAAGAAGGTGAATCAGTGAACTAACCCTTCTATACTTCAGACGTGTTTTACTATGTCGCGGCTGGACCAACCAAGATGCCAACTGGTGTAAGCGCAGTGCACTTGACTAGTTAGTTACACATTTTGCTACTAGTTGGCAAAcaagtttcacattttttttttcatgtgaacaATGGTCTGTTTTTTTCACTGTGTAGGATACATTTTTAGTCTCCGTGTTAGGTTTTACAATCCTGCTTGAATCTGTCTTTCTCATGTAAAAAATTCTTAGCTTTTCCTAGCCATTCAACAGTGATGTATGGACAACACAGTGATGACaactatggggtcacttgtgggggctttacacttagcacatcaggggctctacaaacatgacatggcatcttaTATATATTCCAGAATTTGTGTTCCAAaaatcaaactgtgctccttcccttctgagccttctgTCATggccccaaacagtagtttccactACATATGGTGCTCAGCCTACTTAGGAGAaagtgcacaacaaattatatggtccatcccctcctgttacccttgtgaaaatgcacatTTTGGGGTTAAAttaaaaattttgtgggaaaaagaaattttcattttttccttccacattgctttaattcctgtgaagtaactgaagggttaataaacttattgaatgtggttttgaaaactCTGTGGGATGCATttgttaaaatggtatcactttggggcattttctgtcatataggcccctctcaCTTCATATCtgaggtggtccctaataaaatttgttttataaattttattgaataattgagaaattcctggtcaatttttaacccttcaaGAGTTTCTaacaaaaaatgttgtttaaaaaatgatgctgatgtaaagtagacatgtggtaaatgttatttattaactattttgtgtgatattgctatctggtttaagggcataaaaattaaaacattttctaaatttttatcacaattccgatattttcacaaataaattaatTGTTTCCATAAAATACAATCTCagcatcactgggatatgttgaagactttcagagttattaccacataaggtGACACTGATCAGAAATGTAAAATCTGGCCTGGACAGGAAGATGGAAATAGGCTCggggtaaggccggcgtcacacttgcgagttttacggacgtaagagcgcagaaactacgtccgtaaaactcgcaaaaaatacggcactattattctctatgcccctgctcctatctgccgtattaaactgatccgtattatacggctttctacggccatagaaaatcgcagcatgctgcgtttgtcaccgtattgcgcaaataaaacgtcaatgaaagtctatggaagccccaaaaatacggattccacacggaccagcagtgtgacttgcgaggaatacgcagcgctgttagagagaaaagccggtaattcaattaccagcttttgctttctccttcctaaacccgacatgatatgagacatggtttacatacagtaaaccatctcatatcaccattttttttgcatattccacactactaatatcagtagtgtgaatgtgcaaaatttggccattctagctagtaaaataaggggttaaatggcggaaaaaattggcgtgggctcccgcacaattttctccgccagagtagtaaagccagtgactgagggcagatattaatagcctggagagggtccatggttattgccccccccccccggctaaaaacatctgcccccagccaccccagaaaaggctctgAAGTTGTGAGCTCAACAGAGTAAGAGAGCCCTAAATACAGCTGCAGGTTAATGGGCTCTTTTATATAAAATATACAGTCCGGTTTAGCTCCTTATTTGGGTAACTTAGAATCAGATCCATAGCACTTAATACAATTTTGTCACCAAGTCCTAACAGACTTGTATCAGCTAAGTATGTGCTAGAAAATATTAGCTTATTTTTAATAAAGATATGCAATTACTTCCAGGAATAGAGGATGGAAGAAAGTAACCTGCTTCACATTGCACCAAAACCATTGCCTACATATTCTTTCTGAGCATGCTTAGTAAGAGTTTATCCAGAAACAAATGTCTAACAATTGCATGTGTCAACCCTCGGCTGTAAAGGCAGCCATTCAGCACATATACAGTGTATTCTAAAATAGTTCACATTGTGTTATGCATCTGTCCCTCTGGAATGGGTTCTACACTCTTTTCAGTTGCTCGCCGCCCTTTGCCGTCCTCCACGTCAGGTTTCCCAACTTTGAATATCATGTCCCTACTCTATGAGGCTCATATAgagacacacctgtgtcttggtattcaAACTCTAGCGCTCTACCATCTGATTACATTGAGTTTTCATCTTGCATAACTTCTGTCATCCTCTATACTCTTAGTCTTACCAATTAACTCATTGAAACCCATCTCCTGAATTAACCCAATGGTTGCAATAAGCTAGCAAACTGTTAATAAGCTCTATCTGCCCCCCCCAGCTGTCTGCACCAACATCCTAGACACATGTGTCCACCCTGACCTGTGGCTTTATTGATCCTCCTCATTAGGTGAGCATAATACAGGGTGATTCACTCCTTACTTTACCCAGAAAAATTGCTGTGACTCTAAAAGATACAATCTATcatactgaaatttggactgtactTACATTGGTTCATGAGAAAATTATGATTTAAATTTAAAGCAGGTGTTGAAAATGTCAAC
Encoded here:
- the LGSN gene encoding lengsin isoform X1, which translates into the protein MDDDINTTEDPSYIKCDEVDGSVISSLRRRRGVKVTGKYLPPLEWEKTNTCHSVSSINNYYFEGIHNDMENYFQASDMSTKLLLKDKRQSTTQKDDRGDESSKAEQEKQRMESVVSIHTATTKTVKNVPEENINSKQSSKNINEKPSEDLFPLGLAIPKETLKELKSIVKESPLTIPKNKWTPKSTTSRTLIRPPTRSENPSEKSGLTFETFMPNKKEIQKLQSTKTPEENERQDLLMGQILPDHGESQKDEQLMQPIQSFEGKQNIIPNKSNNTAGIKFDHPSTDESSCSGSKQVYSASNGSQNPLQLVSSVEQIKQQIAREDVRFVRFEAADLHGVSRSKTIPARFFQERAIGGIYMPRSYLELTLSPKDNEVDHINSMHFKSDIILKPELDTFRILPWTEKTARVICDSFTFLGDPLLTSPRFLAKRLLHQLEEIGFLLHSAFTYEFCVFAMAEIINAKTVSFPAVTLLTDHDQLFIQELFDGMYYIGGKIESFSSSIGPGQMEISFQPDYGLQAADNAFTFKTAIKEVAKKHGSIASFYTDMVGFYNSGILSHSLWDIQGKKNLFYSGKHVQELSDIGKNWLSGLLLHSAALSCLVAPGVACRKHLSKDIKESQENISATWGLNNNGSTFNVKSYCKNGTYVENKLCSAMANPYLVLAATVAAGLDGIKKGLNFFDSLNSNTDLPELKTWSIPLKLEDALTALQEDKCIRASLGEPFIQYFIAMKQYELETEEIDSERNKFLEYFI
- the LGSN gene encoding lengsin isoform X2, yielding MDDDINTTEDPSYIKCDEVDGSVISSLRRRRGVKVTGKYLPPLEWEKTNTCHSDKRQSTTQKDDRGDESSKAEQEKQRMESVVSIHTATTKTVKNVPEENINSKQSSKNINEKPSEDLFPLGLAIPKETLKELKSIVKESPLTIPKNKWTPKSTTSRTLIRPPTRSENPSEKSGLTFETFMPNKKEIQKLQSTKTPEENERQDLLMGQILPDHGESQKDEQLMQPIQSFEGKQNIIPNKSNNTAGIKFDHPSTDESSCSGSKQVYSASNGSQNPLQLVSSVEQIKQQIAREDVRFVRFEAADLHGVSRSKTIPARFFQERAIGGIYMPRSYLELTLSPKDNEVDHINSMHFKSDIILKPELDTFRILPWTEKTARVICDSFTFLGDPLLTSPRFLAKRLLHQLEEIGFLLHSAFTYEFCVFAMAEIINAKTVSFPAVTLLTDHDQLFIQELFDGMYYIGGKIESFSSSIGPGQMEISFQPDYGLQAADNAFTFKTAIKEVAKKHGSIASFYTDMVGFYNSGILSHSLWDIQGKKNLFYSGKHVQELSDIGKNWLSGLLLHSAALSCLVAPGVACRKHLSKDIKESQENISATWGLNNNGSTFNVKSYCKNGTYVENKLCSAMANPYLVLAATVAAGLDGIKKGLNFFDSLNSNTDLPELKTWSIPLKLEDALTALQEDKCIRASLGEPFIQYFIAMKQYELETEEIDSERNKFLEYFI